The following are encoded in a window of Sinorhizobium sojae CCBAU 05684 genomic DNA:
- the ilvA gene encoding threonine ammonia-lyase, with protein MKQDVETATAAMREIFPATPLQLNDHLSARFGASVFLKREDLSPVRSYKIRGAFNFFRKALAAGATGKTFICASAGNHAQGFAFVCRHFGVPGVVFMPVTTPQQKIDKTRMFGGEFITIRLFGDIFDQCYQAARDHVEAIGGIMVPPFDHRDIIEGQATVAAEIAEQLPAGTTPDLVVLPVGGGGLAAGVTGYFGGSLSADRFVFCEPAGAPSLRRSLEAGSVITLDQVDNFVDGAAVARIGDLNFAALGGFRPEQVMLLPENAICLTITEMLNVEGVVLEPAGALAITALEALGRERLEGKTVVAVVSGGNFDFERLPDVKERAMRHAGLKKYFILRMAQRPGALRDFLNLLGEEDDIARFEYLKKSARNFGSVLIGIETKHAENFPILKQRFDAAGLRYQDISENEILSNLII; from the coding sequence ATGAAGCAGGATGTTGAAACGGCGACGGCGGCAATGCGCGAAATCTTCCCGGCGACGCCGCTGCAACTCAATGATCACCTGAGCGCCCGCTTCGGTGCGTCCGTGTTTCTCAAGCGCGAGGACCTGTCGCCGGTTCGCTCCTACAAGATCCGCGGCGCCTTCAACTTCTTTCGAAAGGCGCTTGCGGCCGGGGCCACCGGCAAGACTTTCATCTGCGCTTCGGCGGGGAACCACGCCCAGGGCTTCGCATTCGTCTGCCGGCATTTCGGCGTGCCCGGCGTTGTGTTCATGCCGGTGACGACGCCGCAGCAGAAGATCGATAAGACCCGCATGTTCGGCGGTGAATTCATTACCATCCGGCTCTTCGGCGATATCTTTGACCAGTGCTATCAGGCGGCGCGCGACCATGTCGAGGCGATCGGCGGGATCATGGTGCCACCCTTCGACCATCGCGACATCATCGAAGGCCAGGCGACGGTTGCCGCGGAGATCGCCGAGCAGCTCCCCGCCGGCACGACCCCCGATCTCGTCGTGCTGCCCGTCGGTGGTGGCGGGCTCGCCGCGGGCGTCACCGGCTATTTCGGCGGCAGCCTGTCTGCCGACCGCTTCGTGTTTTGCGAGCCGGCGGGCGCTCCGAGCCTGAGGCGGAGTCTCGAGGCTGGCAGCGTGATCACACTCGACCAGGTGGACAACTTCGTCGATGGCGCGGCCGTCGCGCGGATCGGCGATCTCAATTTCGCTGCGCTTGGCGGGTTCCGGCCCGAGCAGGTGATGCTTCTGCCCGAAAATGCCATCTGCCTGACGATCACCGAGATGCTGAATGTCGAAGGCGTCGTGCTCGAGCCGGCGGGAGCGCTCGCCATCACCGCATTGGAGGCGCTCGGTCGCGAGCGGCTTGAAGGCAAGACCGTCGTTGCCGTCGTCTCCGGGGGCAATTTCGACTTCGAACGCCTGCCTGACGTGAAGGAGCGGGCGATGCGGCATGCCGGGCTCAAGAAATATTTCATCCTGCGCATGGCCCAGCGACCGGGGGCGCTGCGCGATTTCCTGAATCTTCTTGGCGAGGAGGACGATATTGCCCGCTTCGAATATCTGAAGAAGTCGGCGCGCAATTTCGGCTCCGTGCTCATCGGCATCGAGACAAAACATGCCGAGAACTTCCCGATCCTGAAGCAGCGCTTCGATGCGGCGGGGCTGCGCTACCAGGAC